The following is a genomic window from Chlorocebus sabaeus isolate Y175 chromosome 24, mChlSab1.0.hap1, whole genome shotgun sequence.
agtgtagtggcatgatctcagctcactgcaacctctgccttctgggttcaagagactctcttgcctcagcctcccaagtagctgggattacacgcatgcgccatgaagcccggttaattttttttttgtgtgtgtgtgtttttagtaaagacggggttttgccatgttggccaagctggtcacggactcctgacctcaggaggtctgcccacctcagtctccgctgggattaccagcatgagccaccactcccagccaagattttttttttttttttttttttgatgagccAAAGAAAGACCCTGGACTAGCTAAGAGAGAGGCCCAAGGATACCTGAAGGCCGGGGAGGAGGGACAACCACTTGTTGGGGTGAACCAATAGCAGAGGCTCAGCAGGGCAGAGGCCAAGGCTGAGGACGCCcccacagagagacacagagagagccTGAGGACAAGGGGTTCCTCACAACACCTGTGCTCCCCGAAAGctcccctcctcacccctctCTAGGTGCCCTACTCTCTGGGGTTGGTGAAGTGGTGCCCAAAATGCAATTGATCTACAGAAAAATAGagtcctgtattttaaaaatttatctagGTTTGTATATGGACATTCACATCACATAGACAGACACACACGCAgccactaacacacacacacacagatacaccaaAGAAAAGTGCCTtagaaatacaccaaaatgtggccgggcgcggtggctcatgcctgtaatcccagcactttgggaggctgaggagggcggatcacgaggtcaggagttcgagaccagcctgaccaacatggtgaaaccccgtctctactaaaaatacaaaaatagcaggacatggtggtgtgtgcctgtaatcccacctactcaggagactgagacagaagaattgcttaaacccaggaggcagaggttacagtgagctgagatcacaccactgcactccagcctgggtgacacagcaagactccatctcaaaataaaaataaaaaataaaaagaaataaaaaagaaatacaccaaaatgttagCTGGGGTCCTCTCCAGGTAGTAAAGTGCTGGGGGATGTTTTCCAAAGTCTTTCTTTATATTCTCTGAGTTTTTCCATGTTCTTTAATGAGtatttaaaaagcagataaaaaCTAATACGACaaaggatttgtgtgtgtgtgtgtttgacgTTTTAAGGAAGAGATTAGAGCTATTCCCATAACCAGGTTATTTGAGTGGGTCTAACAAGCCAGTGTTACCAGAAATTATCATCTGGTCATTTCCAGTCTGAGAACAGAACACTTGGTTGTCCTGGCATTTCTCAAGCAGGGGGAGGAGTTCTCTGCAGGAATAAATAAGCCTCAGCATTCATGAAAATCCACCACTCCAGACAGACGGCTTTGGTATCCACCAGCTACATCCAGCTCCCTGAGGCAGGTAATCCATGATGTTCTACATCCTGGGAGCGGAGGAATCTGTCTTTCCAGGAGAGTTTTAGGGCAGCCTGGAGCGTGCGGAGTGTGAGGGGTGAGCCGAGGCCAGGAGGGGGTGTGCTCAGGTGTTAGGGGCCAGGGGACTGCTCTGGGCTGCCGCTGATTCCCTGTGCCTTTTTTAGAGGCATCCTCTGTGTCTGGGTTTTCACACCTGCAAAGGGCGGAGGTGCCCTGGGGCCTCTATGGTCATTTCTGCCTTGATACGTACAGATTCTGGTTCGAGTCCGCTGTGCATCTGGCCCTCAGGGAGGAGGTGCTGTCCTCTTGCCTGGAGCAGGGTGCAGCTCTCAGAACATGCGGCAGATGTGACTATTGCACTGGGTCCCTCTGAGCAGAGGCCACAGGCCTCACGGTGATTTCAGGGTCTCCATGGGGCTGCCTCGGGGGCTCCACTTCCCCAGAAGGACCCCTGGCCAAGTCGACAGATGGGCTGTGTCCCTGGCCAGCAGCAGAAAAGACAAACTGCTGGGAAACAGTCAGTCCTCCAACTTGCCCAAAGTCTTTACCCCTGAAATAATTCTGGAGAAAAATATTGTCTAACATTTATCCAGAGAAATGGTTGCATCAGCCTGAGAGTAAACAGTTGAAGCAAACAAGCTACCTCTGTCCCTGGGCTTGGCCAAAGGCATTTCCACTggcctcccctccttcccctccttcccctctctcttgctctcttctttttctcctcctctctctacctctctcccctcccctcccttccactCCCCTCTCTTCCCTGCTCTTCTCCCCAGCACCCAAGCCACTGCTTTTCTCTTCTGAATTCTAGGACTGAGTGGGCGGAGGCTGAAGGTGAATAATCTTGTTTGCTGCAGTCACCAGCTTGGAACTCAGCCCTTCCAGGGGATCTTGTGTAGTAGCTCATGGCTCTTCTCTGGCTTGTAGTTTCAGGCATGGGGTAGTATGGGAGGTTGTGACTCCCGGTACATCTAGTATGAACCAGGTGCCTTCATCATTTATCTCACCTGAGCCACTTAACATGTTGTGCAGAGAtggaaacaggttcagagaggttcAGTCACCTGCTTGCCACTACGCAGCAATCAGAATTGGCCAAAATGAAATGCCAGTCCAAGTCTGGGAGAGTCCAAATCCCTCTCTGCCTTCTCCCCACTAGGAGGCCCTTCCAGGCTTATGGTGGACACAGACGCCATGTGGCAACCTGGCAGGGGCAGAAAAGAACGTTAGCCTTTCTTTGGTCTTGATGCCGACCATTATCAGGGCCATCTAGGCTCCAGACATCATACCGGGCACGTTCATTTCCCTCTCTCAGTCAATTCTCCCTGCAACCCAGCATCATACCGTGGAGGCCTGCGGAGGCCACACCACATGTCATCTAGAGGCTGGGAGAGTCACTGTGGCCTCTGACTCTGTCCAGGGCTCCTTCATCCCTGGGTTGTACTTTGGTGGCAGTTAGGGGACTCGGGGAAGGGACCCCTGCTTTCTAATCCCCTAGGATGAGGTCTGCTCACCAAGCAGGAGGAGAGGAGCAGGCATTCTGGTTGGACTGAACCTCAGACCCCCCATTAGCTTCCAGACTGAGGAGCCAGGAAAACCTGGCTGCCCACTGGACTCCTTTACCTGTTTGCtgtatggccttgggcaagccCCCTCACCGCTCAGTGCCCAGTTTTTCCACTGGAAAAAAATGGCAACAATTATGGCAGTTACCTCAAAGGATGAAAGGAAGCACAGTGATGCATGTCGGGGACCCCAGAGAGCACCCACCTGAGGGAGGTTCCAAAGCTAGCAAGAGGCAGCAGAACAGGGACCAGGACACAGGCCGGGTGGGGGGCAGTGGGAGGTGGTCAGGGCTCCATCTGGCCCTCTGAGACTTAAAGGATCTTTGCTTTGCAGAGTTGAAAATGGAGAGAATGTTACCTCTCCTGGCTCTGGGGCTTTTGGTGGCTGGGTTCTGCCCTGCTGTCTTCTGCCACCCTAACTGCCCACTTGACAAGGAGAATCCGACCCAGGAGGATCAAGACCAGGGGACGCATGTGGACCTCGGATTAGCCTCCGCCAATGTGGACTTCGCTTTCAGCCTGTACAAGCAGTTGGTCCTGAAGGCCCCTGATAAGAATGTCATCTTCTCCCCGCTGAGCATCtccaccgccttggccttccTGTCTCTGGGGGCCCATAATACCACCCTGATGGAGATTCTCAGAGGCCTCAAGTTCAACCTCACGGAGACTTCTGAGGCAGAAATTCACCAGAGCTTCCAGCACCTCCTGCGCACCCTCAACCAGTCCAGCGACGGGCTGCAGCTGAGTATGGGAAATGCCATGTTCATCGAAGAGCAGCTCAGTCTGCTGGACAGGTTCATGGAGGATGCCAAGAGGCTGTATGGCTCCGAAGCCTTTGCCACTGACTTTCAGGACTCAGCTGTGGCTAAGAAGTTCATCAACGACTACGTGAAGAACAGAACCAGGGGGAAAATCACAGATCTGATCGAGGACCTTGACTCGCAGACAGTGATGGTCCTGGTGAATTACATCTTCTTTAAAGGTGAGTGCCTGGTTTGGGGTTCAGAAGAGGTGGATGTTTAGTTTCGAGCCTCAGGGCTATTTCTGTCCTGACTCAACAACGGTGTTATTAGGCAAACCACTGTAGAGGAGAGTGCCCACGGCGTGGGGGCAGCATGGGCATCAAGGCCCCGCCCTGCCCATAGGCATCGCCATCTCCTGTGGGGTTTTTCCAAATTACGGTTTGTCCTTCCAAGACATAACTCAGTGGGGACCATCAGCCCTTGGTCTGAGTCAGTGTGGTGCCTTTCACTCTGATTTATACTTGTCCAGCAAACAGAAAGAAGGAGCTCTCCTTTCAAACCACTCCAGGGCGCACAGGAGCTACAGCTCCCTCCTTGCAGGGGCGCTGCTAGACTGGGCCAGGAAGCCCCTCTGTCTGGAGGCACCTGCGGCTTCTACCCTGCACATGCGGGAGGCGGTGGTCCAGCCAGGGGCCTTGGTGTCTGGAGGCAGGCAGGTGGGGCTAGGGCCAGCTTCACAGGGGAAGATAATCATCAAGGAGCCTGGCCACTTCCAAGGTTCTACGATTCTGTTCTGCTATCatctttaactatttttaaaaatgtgtcattgACACATAACAAATGAGAGCAGAAATGGCATTGTTCCCATCTGGGGAAGAGTCTGAAGCGTGGGCGGTATCCAAGACATGACCCTTTGCCAGACTCTAACTGGTCCAGAGCCCAATCCCATTGATAGAAACTCAACCAATGCAAACCTCAGCCTGCAAGCTCCAAAGGGGCAGAGGGCAAGCAGgtagcttctgcctcctggaacCCGCAGTCCAGATGGGGACAAATAAAAAGAGATAGGGACACAAAGAGTGATCACTGAGCCAGAGGGTGGAAAGGTGCTTGGGAGACATGAGCTGCTTGGAGGCAGAGTCCTGCTTGGGGGCTGTGGGTTGATTCCTGGGCAAGCCGCTTCCTCTCCCGGGCCTGggttttcatctgtaaatgaaTTCGTGGATCCAGATCTCCCTCTAAGACTACTCCATGCCTCACATGACATTTGTTCTTTGAGTTTCCCGTGTTCTCCCCTCCTACCACCTAGCCCTGTGCTAGGACTCTCCCCTCCAGGACACAGTAGCCAGCCCAGCTTTCCCTCCCCACCTGCCTCTGCCAATGGGAAACAGGCAGGTGGTAAACAGGTGGGCAGTGGAGCTGGCCCCATGTCTCCACCCTCCCCTGAAATCTCCCACTCCCCTCATTGTTCAGTGCTCTGGTCCTCCTGGAGTGGAGACCTGCAgggcccctccccttcctctgttGACCTCTCCTCACTCTCCAGGTGCCAGTTTtgctccctgcctcagcctggttTACATACAGTGTATATGATGGGATTTGGTCACTGCTGGGGCCGCCCTGTGGCAGGTGGAGGGGGCTGAGCATGCATGAGCTTCAGGCTGAGACAGTCCCAGCTCAGAACCCTGGAGTGCTTGTTCCCTCCCTTTCTGCTCTTCCTCTTCCACTGCACCCACTGGACCCGCGAGCATGTGAGGATTGACTCACCCAATGATGCTAGAACTATGTATTCAACTGAAAGTAAGGGAGAGGGGGCATCCAACCAAGGGCAGAAGATGGGAATTCAAGAAAGGAAGGTTTCCTCTagaaaactgttttcttcttttctcttaaatccagatagaaaaggaagggaaggccaTTACAGAAGAGATAAGTCGAGTCAAGCAAAGATCGGATACTGAAGACACTAGTCTAACCAGACATTCGGGCCCTCAGTTGAATAGTTGAGGATGTCAGAAGATGTTAAGGAGGCAGAATCAGAAAACTTGGTGACTGGCAGACAGAAATGGGGGGAGATGGGGCCCGATGTGAGAAGATTTAAAGGCTTGTAGAGCCTGGGTGGTGATTTCATCCAGCAAACCTATCCCTCTCCCCATTCTGGCATACAAGGCAGCAGTCGGGGTCCCCACAGGGAGCCCATCTTCCTGGCAGGGACCCATGCTGGAGATCTGCCCAGCTGAAAGATTCCAGAGGAGCTCGGTGCCCTGGGTAATATAAGAAGGTGCTCCATGGTACTGCCCTCACATGGAGGCCACAGAAGCACTTGAATGGCTGCTGCAACTGGTGACAGGGACACCTGTTCAACTGAAATATCTCCTACCCTGAGATGGGTCCTTGCTCCGAGGGGTCTTTATGATTAGATTTGTCCCCAGTCATTCCATGTTGGGAGGTTGCAGGGACCAGAGAAGCTGAGATGGTctttggggagggggaaggaaagatGGACTGTTATTTTGGTCCTAAAAGTCCAAAGATGGGGAAGTGTCAAGAAGGAAGATGAGGGCACAAGAGAATGTAAGGCCACCCAGAAGCTGGCTCTCATTGCAATTACggaaaggaaaaccaaaataaagaaagaaagggaagaagttcccatttattgagcacctactctcaCCAGCCATACACATGCaatacctcatttaatccttgcagcaGCCCTGAAAGGTGGATGGTGGTGTTGCCATTTGTTAGGTAGGAGACATGAAGTccagaaaagcaaataattaaaCATTCAAAATTGACCTGGGCCCAtttgaaaattcctttttctgccTCATTTTAGCCCCTAATGTAAAGCCATTTGTGACTTTATCAGCTTTTACCAAGCACCTCCCAAAACCAAGAATGGAGGTGACAGATTGTGGAGCCTACAACCTAGAGAAAGAATtgacaatttttttctataaaggaaaAGTAGTAAGTATTTTAGTAAGTAAGTATTTTAGGCTGTGGGGTCCACATGAGGTCCCTTTTGCAGATTCTTCTGttcatcttcctcctctgcttcttattcatcttctctttccccttcatttttttttttttttttttacaatctttgaaaaatataagcaCCATTCTTAGCTTTAGGTACACACAGAAATAAGCCAAGGCTGTATTGGCTTACAGGCTATAGTTTCCTGACCCCTGTTCTAAAGGAGGAAAATAATTGTACCCAACTACATTCATGCAAATCATGGGCCTATGTCGTAATTCCCAAAGAATGAGTTTCATggaattttcaacattttaaatatattactcCATTGTTCCCTTGCTTgcatagtttctgatgagaagtcttcTGTCGTTTTCATCGTTATTCCTTTTTAGACAAGGTGGAGTTTTCCTCCCTCTGCCCCTACCTCTAcctctttcaagattttctctttctctttactgTGGTAAATAGGCCTTTAGTGAGAGGAATTATGTCAGTCTGGCTAGGAGTCAGACTGCATTTCATGTTTGTGATAGCTAGAGGTGCCAGAGGCAGTTTCATGGAATTTTACCTTTGCAACACTGAAAACCTAGGCAGCCTCAGAGTTAGAATACCCACAATTGAATCCTCGGCCAGACAGACACCAAATCCAGGGCAAGTCTTAGCTGGATGTTCATGGTCTGTAGAGGTGGACATGAGCTAGATATGAGCTGAGGACCATAGCCAGCTCATGGCTTTTGTGATGTCCAAAACCCCCACCCCCTAAGATGTCACAAATGTCCCTAGGCTTTTATTCCCATGGTCTCTCCTGGCTCTGAGTTCTATCTTCCACTAAGGTTCTCCCTGTTCCTCCCCTCATTCACACTGATCGGCGTCTCTTTTGTCTGCCTTCACCAACTCACATACAGAACCCAGTCTCTTTCCTCCTATTTCCGCCCAAAGCCCTCCCACAAACCACTGTTATATGTTCACATCCCTGTAATGCCAGTGAGTAACAATTGCTAATGAAACATTTTTCCTGTTAAGAAACCAAGGCTGTCCCATTTCTCCTCAGgcaccagcctcccaagtgttgtcATGCCTCTTTCCCTCACTTTCCCTaaaccttctctctctctcttgcactcCTTATTCCCAGATTCCTATTGATTTCTCATTTAGCACAAGAAACTAGGTCTTTCTTTCATGGCTCTTTTCCGAATCCAAGCCTGCTGGTCTCTCCCTCACCCCCAATAACTTTTACTATTGCCAATCTACTTCTCTAAACCAAAGCAGGGTCACTTCTGTGAGGGACTCTGGGCACTTCCACTGCTGGGGAAGCAGAGTCAAGGCAGGGTGACCCTTGCACTCATACGTTCTCCAACTGCTTGCTCCATCTTCAGCCAAATGGAAGATGCCCTTTGACCCCCATGATACTCATGATTCAAGGTTCTACTGGAGCAAGAGAAGGTGGGTAAAGGTGCCCATGATGAGTTTGCAGCACGTGACTACACCTTACTTCCGGGATGAGGAGCTGTCCTGCACCGTAGTGGAGCTGAAGTACATAGGCAATGCTAGCGCACTCTTCATCCTCCCTGATCAAGACAAGATGGAGGAAGTGGAAGCCATGCTGCTCCCAGAGACCCTGAAGCGGTGGAAAGACTCACtggagttcaggtgattcttcctgGCCCCCCAAGACCCCACATCTCTCCAAGTCAAGGTCTCACCAATGTCCAGGGAcaagggcatggtggtgggagaaCTCGTACAGGGACAGGTGGAAATTACACTTACTTTGCCCTGTGCTGCCTGGGTGGCTTTGggcttgattttttattttttcttctttaagatgATGACATCAGACAGGACAAGGGGCTGAGGCTTCCTCTGACTCCAGCATGTTCTAAGTCATGAGAAATCTTTTGCACAGTCCCAAACACTCATGCACGGTCTCtcctggtctcaatctcttgaagggagagagaaacagaaggaaTTGTGATCAGTTGAGGGCTGTGATGAGATGGACACTGAGAATCCGCTCTGCACTGGTGAACCactatgtttattcatttgctcaGCATTTGCTGCATGattaactgagcacctactatgtgtcagacactaaTTTGCACCGTGAGAGTAAATCAGTACATAAAACACAAGATTTCCTGCCCTCTTGGAACTTACTTTGTAGtaggagaggagagaggcaataaataaatataacaaataagTTGTGTGATATGTTAGAAGGCGAGAAATTGAGTAGGGGGATAGAAACTGagtagaggaggaagaaaggatcaGGAAAACTGGAACTTGTGTTAGCTTGTGATTTTAAATAGAGTGGCCATTAGGTGATGTCTGAGCATCCATATAACAGAGGGGAAGGGTGGAGTAGTGTTGATATATCAGGGAAAGGCAttcctggcagagggaacagtcAGTGCAAAGCCTCTGAGGTGGAAGTGAGCTTGATATGTTCAAGGAAGAGCGAGGCCAGAGTGGCTGGAGCAAAGCAAGTGAGAAGAGAGTTGAGAGAAGTCAGGAATCCCCAAAGGGGTGGAGCAGCTTATGTAGGGCCACGTAGACCCCTAGAAAACCTtgtccttcctcctctctgtgaAATGGAGAGCCATCAGGGGTTTGGAGGAGTGCGGCGAGCCGAGTGTTGTTTTAAAAGACGAACTCTGGCTGCTGAGAGGAGAATAACTATAGAGCAGGTGTGGAGTCGTTGACACCTGCAAGAACCAGACACAGACATGAGGTGGGAACCCACTGTGGCTGGGACCCAGGAGGGAGCCATGCATGTGAGAAGTGGTTGCATTCCAGATAAACTTGAGGGTAGAAGAACAGACTGGGGCACATGGAATTGAGCTGACCGATTTCATGGGGACACAGTGAGGTGGAGCAGTAGTTCCGGGCCCAGACCCTGCAGTGGGCCCAGGGAGTGCATGTGGGCAACTGTGCGGGGTAGGGAGGGAGGAGCACCAGCCTTGGGTTCAGACCGTGGTGGCTGGTGTGACCTGGAGCAGGTCATTGCTCTTCTCTGGAGCTCAGCTATCTCCTGAATAGAGAGAagtgtcctttccccaccacCCCTGTTTTCACTAGGTGATTATGAGAATCCACTGAGATATTGTATGTGGAAACCGTAATAAACCACCAAGGGCGAGGAAGCTGCTTCAACACAAACTGAGGCTGCAGCCCCTGCCCCAACTACTGTCCAGAGGGCTGGAAACCTCTCGGGATTGTCTGACCCTTAGCCCCTCCTCACTCTAGATCCCAGGAGACTCAGAACATGGGAGTCCTACCCAACCCATCCATTTACTCCCAGACTCCTTCCTCCTTTAGCACCAGGGAGCGGGGCTCAGTAAATAGTTTCGAATGGCAAGAATTCTCCAAACACTTTAGATTTACAAAATGCTTAGATTTATAAAATGCTGTGGTCCACACACTCCTGGCCCACAGAGAATGCTCACTAGATATTTGCTGCATGAAGGAGGGAATGAAGGGACACAcacatgaatgagtgaataaaaatagaaataggacACCTTCCTCCTTCATGGGACTTAGAGTCTAATGGAAGACACAGCCTCCTGTATAATTGTAAGACCAGGCAGTCAGTGACAGGTGTCTTAAGAGGGCTATAAGCTAAGGGAGGGGGAGCTCGCAGGTGGGAGGTGTGACTTGGGCCTCTAACAGCTTGTTGCCTGCTCTATGCCAGTCCACACCTGGCTTGAGGGACAGTGCCCACTGGCGAGGCAAGATGGGAACCTCCAACTGATGGTTTCAGGGTCCCCAAAGCTCTTCCAATACAATCAGACTCCTCAGAGGCCCCCAGGCCCTTTTTGACCTGCCTCTGGCTCCTGCCCCACCTCATCCCTCACTATCCCTCTCCCTGAGACACTGAGGTCACCCACCACCCTGTGGAGCAACTCCTCCTGCTCCCACCTTCTTCCAGGTTCTTCCACCTGCCTCCTGCCCACCTCTTCACCTAGCTAGCTCCTTTCCCACCTTTGGGACTCAGCCTCAACGCCACCTCCTACAGGAAGCCTTCCTGGTGCTCCTGTGAAGCAAACTGCCATGCAGCCAGTGCAGCTAACCTGGTCCAGGCTCTCAACACAATCAGGAGTCCCTGCTGGTGTGAAGGTGCTTCAACCGCATTGCAAACTGCAGGGAAAGGGCAGGACCAGGCTTGAGCAGGGCCACAACTCCAGACTTGGTGTGCTGCCTGGAGCCTTTCACACTTGCAGATCTGAATGAATAATTAATGAACAAGAAGAGTAAAGACAGGGGTTAAGAAATTGAGGAACAGATTATCTATTTCCAGTCAGAAGGGGGGTGACTGTAGAGGAAACCAGGGAAGACCATGCTGCGAGATGGGAGGCAGGTAGGCACTGATCAGCAGAGgttcagatactttttttttctcattttctagacATATAGACGAGCTCTACCTGCCGAAGTTTTCCATCTCGAGGGACTATGACCTGGAAGACGTACTTCTCCAGCTGGGCATTAAGGAAGTCTTCACCAGCAAGGCTGACTTGTCAGGAATCACAGGGGCCAGGAACATAGCAGTCTCTCAGGTGAGTCTTTAGACTTGGGTCAATTCATCCTTTGTATCTGAACTTGAATGGTGAAAGCCAAATGGACTTTAGGGTACTCTTGAACTTGGGTTAATGCAAGTGCATTTCTCATTATGCACTCACCCTGTTTGGGACACCCCCAAGCCAAGAAGAGCTAAGTTATAGCCCAGCTCCTATTGCTATGTTAGGGGCTGGTCCTCTACAACAtaatgtcacccaggcttggaaTCAGAAAGCCACAGGCACCATTCCACACTACATCATTTACTACCCATGGAGGCAAACAATTGAAGTCCTCCACCCCCAGcttttcatgtgtaaaatggtaGTGATAGTTCTTGGCCAGTATCCAGAGCCTGGGGACTTACTGTGGAAGCCACAATAAACCACCAAGCGTGAGGGAGTTGCTTCAACACTAACCTGAGgctgcagcccctgccccagccacTGTCCAGAGGGCCAGACGCCTCTTGGGATTGCCTAGGCAGGTAATGCCAATAGGTAATAACAATGACTATCTAGCAATTGTGATGAAAATAAGCTCAGAGTATGAGAGAAGATTACTTGGGACACTCAGCTTGTGTTACTCAAAGCAGAGGTGCCAAGGCAGGGTGGCCATGCAGCCCTTCGCTCTTGTCTGCCCTCTGTGCTCACACAGCACTGGGTTGAGAGCTGCACTCCACCTTTCAAACAGCAAAGTAACAGAACGGCGTGTGTAGAGGAGCAGACCCATATGGTTTAGGAATTCAAGGCCATGAAAAGTACTTGAAAATCCCAAAGATGTTTAAGCTAGAGCAGCAGAGATGCTGAAAGCCATGCTGGCCTGGCCGAGGAGGTTTCTGCAGCAGCTTCTTGTGGTCAAGAGCTGCCAGGATGTTGCTTGGAAGAAAAATACTTTACATTGCTCTTGCTCTTCCTCCCAACAGTAGTGGCTGTTTTGGGGGCAACAGACTCTCAACTCGGACAGAAAGGGATGCATATGAGTTGCTCCATCCTTTACCTCGATGGCTCTGGGCAAATCACACACAGCATCTGGGTCTCCATGTGCATATCTAGGCATCGGTACTGTGCAAAACTAGTTGGCAGGGGAGTTGAGAAGAGCAAACATTCAACAGCACAAAGACAGGCCAGTGCTCGGTGCTCAATGCACATTAGTCCCCTTAGCGGCACACAGCCAGGTTGCTGACTTCCTGCCCATCTGTGTCTCCCGAGAGTAATGTTCTGCTCTCCCCACAGGTGGTCCACAAGGCTGTGCTTGATGTGTCTGAGGAGGGCACAGAAGCATCTGCTGCCACAGGAGTCAAAATCACCCTCCTTTCTGCATTCGTGGACCCAAAGATCACTGTGCGTTTCAACAGGCCCTTCCTGATGATCATCGTCCCTATGGACACCCAGAACATCTTCTTCATAAGCAAAGTCATCAATCCCAAGCAAGCCTAGAGCTTGCCATCAAGCAGTGGGGCTCTCAGTAGGGAGCCTGGAATGGAAGCTGGATGCTCGGGTCTCTGGGCACAGTCTGACCCCTGTGCACCGAGTGGCCAGGGCATGTCTGGCCCTGTCTGCTCATCCTTGGAAGGTGACAGCAACTGCCTGTGTAGCTCCCACATGCACAAGGGCCCGTGGACTCTTCACTCTGGAGGGTCCTGGGTCTCCCGATAGCAATAAACAGTTTCCTTGGACACGTTGCTTGTGCTTTTCCATGCTGACTGCCAGACTCTGTACCTCTGAGGCTACTTGTGCCCCAAAGCCAAGCCCCCTGACCTCCCATGCAGGCTCAGCTCCACCCCAGAATCTGGGCTGCTTCTGCCTTCAGCTGCAGCAGCCTGCCCAGAACCACCTAAGCTTGTGACTGAGCTCACCCAGACCTCaggcccagggctgggaggggaaCCTGCTGCTGTAAGGCTAATTCCTGCCTCCCGGGCTTCTGGGTGCCCACTTTCAGTTTCCCTCTTTCCACCCGCAGGGCCTAGGCTCCACCTGGCTCTTTCAAGAGCTCCTAGCCCTGACCACATCTAGCATAGCCCCCGGACCCCTCGCTCCTACAGCTGGGCAGGGCTTTATCATGGGACGTCCCTCTTCTGCCCTTTAGCGCCCCTAATTTGGGGGAAGTAGCAACTTTCTGGGTTTCCAGACTGAGCCCCTCAACTGCTTCATCAGTTCCTAGCCCTGGCTGTGTGAATGATCTCCCTCAACAACACGAGTGCAGAGCTGAGGACAAATGAACCATCAGCGCACAACTGCAATAAAAGCAATCATGTAGTCAGGCATTTAACCGAGGCTCTCAGGCACCTTGCAATCTCTATCACAAAGTCTATAGTGATAATGTCGACAGCAGCTGAATACTTGAGGTTTTGATGCCAGACAATT
Proteins encoded in this region:
- the SERPINA3 gene encoding alpha-1-antichymotrypsin isoform X1, which gives rise to MKIHHSRQTALVSTSYIQLPEAELKMERMLPLLALGLLVAGFCPAVFCHPNCPLDKENPTQEDQDQGTHVDLGLASANVDFAFSLYKQLVLKAPDKNVIFSPLSISTALAFLSLGAHNTTLMEILRGLKFNLTETSEAEIHQSFQHLLRTLNQSSDGLQLSMGNAMFIEEQLSLLDRFMEDAKRLYGSEAFATDFQDSAVAKKFINDYVKNRTRGKITDLIEDLDSQTVMVLVNYIFFKAKWKMPFDPHDTHDSRFYWSKRRWVKVPMMSLQHVTTPYFRDEELSCTVVELKYIGNASALFILPDQDKMEEVEAMLLPETLKRWKDSLEFRHIDELYLPKFSISRDYDLEDVLLQLGIKEVFTSKADLSGITGARNIAVSQVVHKAVLDVSEEGTEASAATGVKITLLSAFVDPKITVRFNRPFLMIIVPMDTQNIFFISKVINPKQA
- the SERPINA3 gene encoding alpha-1-antichymotrypsin isoform X2, translated to MERMLPLLALGLLVAGFCPAVFCHPNCPLDKENPTQEDQDQGTHVDLGLASANVDFAFSLYKQLVLKAPDKNVIFSPLSISTALAFLSLGAHNTTLMEILRGLKFNLTETSEAEIHQSFQHLLRTLNQSSDGLQLSMGNAMFIEEQLSLLDRFMEDAKRLYGSEAFATDFQDSAVAKKFINDYVKNRTRGKITDLIEDLDSQTVMVLVNYIFFKAKWKMPFDPHDTHDSRFYWSKRRWVKVPMMSLQHVTTPYFRDEELSCTVVELKYIGNASALFILPDQDKMEEVEAMLLPETLKRWKDSLEFRHIDELYLPKFSISRDYDLEDVLLQLGIKEVFTSKADLSGITGARNIAVSQVVHKAVLDVSEEGTEASAATGVKITLLSAFVDPKITVRFNRPFLMIIVPMDTQNIFFISKVINPKQA